The Bacillus carboniphilus genome contains a region encoding:
- a CDS encoding LamB/YcsF family protein, producing MTITIDLNCDLGESFGHYNIGHDEQILDYISSANIACGFHAGDPHTMRKTVQLAIEKGVAIGAHPGLPDLNGFGRRKMEISEEEAYELILYQVGALQAFVQAQGGKMQHVKPHGALYNMAAVDQIISSAIVKAIYDLNKNLIIYGLHGSQLVKEGNRIGLKTASEGFIDRVYQNDGTLTPRKMEHSLIQSDEVAIRQAIQMVKEHSVDTYSQKNIPLKVQTICLHGDHKDSLTFAKKINHYLKIQNISIENFSH from the coding sequence ATGACCATTACGATTGACCTTAACTGTGATTTAGGTGAAAGCTTTGGACATTATAACATCGGACATGATGAACAAATACTGGATTATATTTCTTCTGCTAATATCGCTTGCGGGTTTCATGCCGGTGATCCACACACCATGAGAAAAACCGTTCAACTTGCCATTGAAAAAGGTGTCGCTATAGGGGCACATCCAGGGTTACCTGATTTAAATGGATTTGGAAGGAGAAAGATGGAGATAAGTGAAGAAGAAGCATATGAACTCATTCTTTATCAGGTAGGTGCCTTGCAAGCTTTTGTTCAAGCTCAAGGGGGAAAAATGCAGCATGTAAAGCCTCATGGGGCTTTATATAACATGGCAGCCGTTGATCAAATAATCTCCTCAGCTATCGTGAAAGCGATATATGATCTAAACAAAAACCTCATTATTTATGGACTTCATGGTAGTCAATTAGTAAAAGAAGGAAACAGAATAGGGTTAAAAACAGCGAGTGAAGGATTTATTGATCGTGTCTATCAAAACGATGGGACGCTTACACCAAGAAAAATGGAGCACTCACTTATTCAGTCAGATGAAGTGGCTATTCGGCAAGCCATTCAAATGGTAAAAGAGCATTCAGTAGATACTTATTCTCAAAAAAACATCCCTTTAAAAGTACAAACGATTTGCCTTCATGGAGATCATAAAGATTCACTTACTTTTGCAAAGAAAATAAATCATTATTTAAAAATACAAAATATTTCGATTGAGAATTTTTCTCATTAA
- the pxpB gene encoding 5-oxoprolinase subunit PxpB yields the protein MNYTIYPLGDNAITIQLGKHINEETFNKVQTVFQQLNNQSFEWLVELVPSYTAVTLYYDLLKLFRQVVSPFQWVCQTIQPLLNDLQVEKKTDIRINEIPVCYEEPFSPDLQHLTQYHQLTKDEIISIHSETTYLVYMIGFSPGFPYIGGMSRRIATPRKATPQKRIEAGSVGIAGEQTGIYSLDTPGGWNIIGKTPLKMFQPHLDKPSFLKAGDHIQFIPIDIATFKRLEEKQR from the coding sequence ATGAACTATACGATATACCCCTTGGGTGACAATGCAATAACCATTCAATTAGGAAAGCACATCAATGAAGAGACATTTAATAAAGTTCAAACGGTGTTTCAACAATTAAACAATCAATCGTTCGAATGGTTAGTTGAGCTTGTTCCATCTTATACGGCAGTTACCCTTTATTATGATTTACTAAAGTTGTTTCGACAAGTCGTGTCTCCCTTTCAATGGGTTTGTCAAACGATTCAACCTTTGCTTAATGATCTACAAGTAGAAAAAAAGACCGATATAAGGATAAATGAGATTCCAGTTTGCTATGAGGAACCGTTCTCGCCAGACTTACAACATCTCACACAATATCATCAACTAACAAAAGATGAGATTATTTCTATTCATAGTGAGACGACTTATCTTGTTTATATGATCGGATTTTCTCCTGGTTTTCCATACATCGGAGGAATGTCAAGAAGGATCGCAACTCCACGAAAAGCGACTCCTCAGAAAAGAATTGAAGCGGGATCGGTTGGCATCGCTGGAGAGCAAACAGGTATCTACTCATTAGATACTCCAGGTGGATGGAACATTATCGGAAAAACGCCTTTAAAGATGTTTCAACCTCATCTAGACAAGCCTTCTTTTTTAAAGGCTGGTGACCACATTCAATTTATCCCAATTGATATAGCAACGTTTAAACGTCTGGAGGAAAAACAACGATGA
- a CDS encoding biotin-dependent carboxyltransferase family protein, with protein sequence MILVEKPGLFSTIQDIGRHGYQQFGVVVSGAMDPLAHQLSNILVGNPPSETTIEITMSGPTLTFFSDCVIAICGGEFQASIENQSIPMWRTIYVRKNSTLKIGPTLKGARGYIAISGGIDVPNQLNSKSTYIKANLGGLKGRPLQKNDILHIGNEADLNKKIKKSLCSSPSHFSLMKQSISPNVYTYITDRSIQFTKGIHYDWLHQNAKTLMQSNCFTVTPQSNRMGYQLDGPNLLLNKKQEVLSTAVNVGTIQVLPSGKPIILLADRQTTGGYPMIGQVSLADLPKLAQTRIGE encoded by the coding sequence ATGATACTCGTCGAAAAACCTGGATTGTTTTCAACCATTCAAGATATAGGAAGGCATGGTTATCAACAATTCGGTGTTGTTGTTAGCGGAGCTATGGATCCTTTGGCACATCAACTATCCAATATTCTAGTTGGAAATCCTCCATCAGAAACGACCATTGAGATAACCATGTCAGGGCCAACATTGACGTTTTTCTCGGATTGTGTCATCGCTATTTGTGGAGGGGAATTTCAAGCATCTATTGAAAACCAGTCAATTCCTATGTGGCGAACAATTTATGTGAGGAAGAATAGTACATTAAAAATTGGACCTACCTTGAAAGGAGCGAGAGGATATATCGCTATTTCTGGTGGAATTGATGTTCCTAACCAATTAAATAGTAAATCCACATACATAAAAGCAAATCTGGGTGGATTAAAGGGGCGTCCTTTACAGAAAAACGACATTCTTCATATCGGAAATGAAGCGGACTTAAATAAAAAAATTAAAAAATCCTTATGCAGTTCTCCTTCTCATTTTTCTTTAATGAAGCAATCTATATCACCTAACGTATACACCTATATAACTGATCGTTCCATTCAATTTACAAAAGGAATACATTATGACTGGTTACATCAAAATGCAAAAACGCTAATGCAATCAAACTGTTTTACCGTCACACCTCAATCTAATCGAATGGGGTATCAACTAGATGGTCCAAATCTATTACTAAATAAAAAACAAGAAGTTTTATCAACAGCTGTAAATGTGGGGACCATTCAAGTCTTACCAAGTGGGAAGCCTATCATTTTATTGGCTGACAGGCAAACAACAGGCGGGTATCCAATGATTGGTCAAGTCTCGTTAGCTGATCTACCTAAACTTGCTCAAACAAGAATTGGTGAATGA
- a CDS encoding CalY family protein → MGLKKKLGLGVASAALGLSLVGGGTFAYFNDTTEVNGSFAAGTLDLNAQPTTIIDVKNIKPGDWMNRAFELKNDGTLDIDQIKLYTDYKVIDAEGNNAGEDFGDHIRVNFLHNWDKADTPIFFTTLSELKEMDETELYEKVFVPWLGTFGGYLAAGTSDTLLVQFEFVDNGKDQNKFQGDSLELTWTFEGMQGPGEAK, encoded by the coding sequence ATGGGTCTTAAAAAGAAATTAGGTTTAGGCGTTGCATCAGCTGCACTAGGATTATCTTTAGTAGGTGGAGGTACATTTGCTTACTTCAATGATACTACAGAAGTAAACGGTAGCTTTGCTGCTGGTACACTTGACTTAAATGCACAACCAACAACAATTATTGATGTGAAAAACATCAAACCAGGTGACTGGATGAATCGTGCATTCGAACTAAAAAATGATGGTACTTTAGATATTGATCAAATTAAATTATATACAGACTACAAAGTAATTGACGCTGAAGGTAATAACGCTGGTGAAGACTTCGGTGATCACATTCGTGTTAACTTCTTACACAACTGGGATAAAGCTGATACACCTATCTTCTTTACAACTCTATCTGAGTTAAAAGAAATGGATGAGACAGAGCTTTATGAAAAAGTATTCGTTCCTTGGTTAGGAACATTCGGTGGATACCTAGCTGCTGGAACTAGTGACACTTTATTAGTTCAATTCGAATTTGTTGACAATGGTAAAGACCAAAACAAATTCCAAGGTGATTCTCTAGAACTTACTTGGACATTCGAAGGAATGCAAGGTCCTGGAGAAGCTAAATAA
- the sipW gene encoding signal peptidase I SipW — translation MKRAKKIISGTLTVILACIFILMLFITISSRASGGEPEIFGHQLKVVLSGSMEPGIKTGSIIAIEPGGDMTRFKEDDVITFKMDEDKLVTHRIVGVTEANGSVIYETKGDNNNAPDMDPVLPENVVGEYNGFTIPYVGYFLEFAQSKEGSALLLIVPGILMLIYAGFSIFRAIGELEIKKKDSTT, via the coding sequence ATGAAACGTGCAAAAAAAATTATAAGTGGAACTCTTACCGTTATTCTAGCTTGTATATTTATCTTAATGCTTTTTATCACGATTTCATCTAGAGCTTCTGGAGGTGAGCCTGAAATCTTTGGTCACCAACTTAAGGTTGTTCTTTCAGGATCGATGGAGCCTGGAATTAAAACAGGATCTATAATCGCGATCGAACCTGGTGGAGATATGACCAGATTTAAAGAAGATGATGTCATTACTTTCAAAATGGATGAGGATAAATTAGTTACACATAGAATTGTTGGCGTCACTGAGGCAAATGGTTCTGTCATTTATGAAACAAAAGGGGATAACAATAACGCGCCGGATATGGATCCAGTCTTACCTGAAAATGTGGTCGGTGAATATAATGGATTTACGATTCCGTACGTAGGTTACTTTTTAGAATTCGCCCAATCAAAAGAAGGTTCAGCCTTATTGCTGATTGTACCTGGAATTTTGATGCTGATTTATGCAGGATTCAGCATTTTTAGAGCCATAGGTGAATTAGAAATAAAGAAGAAAGATTCGACTACATAA